From the Desulfobulbaceae bacterium genome, one window contains:
- a CDS encoding Hsp70 family protein, with amino-acid sequence MGKIIGIDLGTTNSCVSIMEGGDPQVITNSEGNRTTPSIVAFSANNERLVGQVAKRQAVTNPTKTLFAIKRLIGRKFTDKEVAKSIELSPFKIVKGSQGDAEVEVDGKKYTAAEISAMILGKMKQTAEEYLGETVTEAVITVPAYFNDSQRQATKDAGRVAGLDVKRIINEPTAAALAYGLDKKHEEKIAVFDLGGGTFDVSVLEIGDGVFEVKSTNGDTFLGGEDFDMRVVNWLADEFKRDNGIDLRSDNMALQRLKEEAEKAKKELSTTMETDINLPFITADAS; translated from the coding sequence ATGGGAAAGATTATTGGCATTGACCTGGGAACCACCAACTCCTGCGTCTCAATTATGGAAGGCGGGGACCCTCAGGTTATCACGAATTCAGAAGGAAATCGGACGACACCCTCGATTGTCGCTTTTTCTGCAAACAATGAGCGTCTGGTTGGTCAGGTTGCTAAACGGCAGGCTGTGACCAACCCTACCAAGACCTTGTTTGCCATCAAACGGTTGATCGGTCGGAAATTTACCGATAAAGAGGTTGCCAAGAGCATTGAACTCAGTCCTTTCAAGATCGTTAAGGGCAGCCAAGGCGATGCCGAGGTGGAGGTCGATGGTAAGAAATATACCGCGGCTGAAATTTCAGCCATGATTCTGGGCAAGATGAAGCAGACTGCCGAGGAGTATCTTGGCGAAACGGTTACCGAGGCAGTAATCACCGTGCCTGCTTATTTTAACGACAGTCAGCGCCAGGCAACCAAAGATGCCGGTAGGGTCGCCGGTCTTGATGTGAAACGGATTATCAATGAGCCGACTGCTGCGGCCTTGGCCTATGGTCTCGACAAGAAGCATGAGGAGAAGATCGCGGTGTTTGACTTGGGCGGTGGTACCTTCGATGTCTCTGTTCTTGAGATCGGCGATGGTGTTTTTGAGGTCAAATCAACCAACGGCGACACCTTCCTTGGCGGCGAAGATTTCGATATGCGGGTGGTTAACTGGTTGGCGGACGAGTTTAAACGCGATAATGGCATCGACCTTCGAAGTGACAATATGGCCTTGCAACGGTTGAAGGAAGAGGCGGAAAAGGCCAAGAAGGAGCTGTCGACCACCATGGAGACCGATATCAATCTCCCCTTTATCACTGCCGATGCCTCT